The Coffea arabica cultivar ET-39 chromosome 8e, Coffea Arabica ET-39 HiFi, whole genome shotgun sequence genome window below encodes:
- the LOC113704496 gene encoding protein decapping 5-like isoform X1 yields MAKESSDGKTATAPSPASSSAADSYIGSFISLTSKYEIRYEGVLYYLNPQDSTLGLKNVKSYGTEGRKKDGPQIPPSDKVYEYILFRGSDIKDLQVKSSPPAHVDEPIHNDPAIIQSQFATGPSSSAKPVPASSGSLTNYSPYMEAAAPNMRSYPGIMPSQPSGAQLVAHGPSQSPLNTSFSSYAMPMPLQGYGGATSGNGYAQQHQNLSATNSVLTLKNFVEAPPMQASMTIGSTNSPFSPLLVPSLIASNVTLPNTVSSLTPEQLSMQPMNLPSLPTNSALSFPPGMLNANTLNMSSVPSLVQNVNNNEATNIGMVVSDPGKNPAVSVSSAASSFGPLLKQSSILLTPDQFSQPRVAEIAATQSVFPVHQDTSALNSVSSNSLSSITTAATEAPLLPLQQPRQEFTEEFDFEAMNEKFKKDEVWGYLGKAKHRDNMESLHDDTIVCQTSGDQEGDGLATEADSKPAYNKDDFFDSISCNTTSRRGRNGQNRFSDRMKLDTETFGQFQQRNYPVYGGYGTGRGMNRNPYGWGRGYNPSGRGRGGYMR; encoded by the exons ATGGCGAAAGAATCTTCCGACGGCAAAACGGCGACGGCTCCGTCGCCGGCGTCGTCGTCTGCGGCGGATTCGTACATCGGAAGCTTCATTAGTCTGACGTCGAAGTACGAGATTCGTTACGAAGGAGTTCTCTATTATCTCAACCCTCAGGACTCCACTCTCGGCTTGAAAAACG TTAAGTCATATGGAACTGAAGGGCGGAAGAAGGATGGTCCGCAAATTCCTCCAAGTGATAAAGTCTATGAATACATTTTGTTTCGTGGAAGTGACATCAAG GATTTGCAAGTTAAGTCCTCTCCACCTGCTCATGTAGATGAGCCAATACACAATGATCCGGCTATCATTCAG TCTCAATTTGCCACTGGCCCTTCAAGTTCAGCAAAACCTGTGCCAGCTAGTAGTGGATCTTTGACTAATTACAGCCCTTACATGGAAGCTGCTGCACCGAACATGAGGTCCTATCCTGGTATAATGCCATCACAACCGTCTGGAGCTCAGCTTGTAGCACATGGTCCTTCTCAGAGCCCTCTGAACACCAGTTTCTCATCTTATGCCATGCCAATGCCCTTGCAAGGATATGGTGGGGCCACAAGTGGCAATGGCTATGCTCAGCAACATCAGAACCTATCTGCAACTAATTCAGTTTTGacattgaaaaattttgtagaggCACCTCCAATGCAGGCATCAATGACAATTGGCTCGACAAACTCACCCTTTTCTCCTCTTTTGGTTCCCTCTCTTATTGCTTCAAATGTGACACTTCCAAATACTGTATCCTCTCTTACGCCTGAGCAGCTTTCTATGCAGCCAATGAACTTACCATCATTGCCCACAAATTCAGCTCTGTCCTTTCCCCCTGGCATGCTGAATGCTAATACTTTAAATATGTCTTCAGTGCCGTCGTTGGTTCAAAATGTGAATAATAATGAAGCAACAAACATTGGTATGGTGGTCTCTGACCCTGGAAAAAATCCTGCTGTGTCTGTATCCTCTGCTGCATCTTCGTTTGGGCCCTTACTGAAGCAATCATCAATTTTGCTTACTCCAGATCAGTTTTCACAGCCAAGAGTGGCTGAAATTGCTGCTACTCAGAGCGTATTCCCTGTTCATCAGGACACGAGTGCTCTTAATTCAGTGTCCTCCAATTCCTTATCCTCCATAACTACTGCAGCAACTGAAGCACCACTGTTGCCATTACAACAACCTAGGCAAGAG TTCActgaagaatttgattttgaaGCCATGAATGAGAAGTTTAAAAAGGATGAGGTATGGGGTTATCTTGGAAAAGCTAAGCACAGGGACAACATGGAGAGTTTACATGATGATACTATTGTCTGCCAAACATCAGGGGACCAAGAGGGTGATGGTTTGGCTACTGAAGCAGACTCTAAA CCTGCATATAACAAGGATGATTTCTTTGACTCAATATCTTGCAATACGACTTCCCGTAGAGGTAGGAATGGACAGAATCGGTTTTCTGACAGAATGAAGCTGGACACTGAG ACATTTGGCCAATTTCAGCAGAGAAATTATCCAGTTTATGGTGGCTATGGCACTGGACGTGGCATGAATCGGAATCCATATGGCTGGGGAAGGGGGTATAACCCCAGCGGAAGGGGCCGGGGAGGGTACATGCGGTAG
- the LOC113704496 gene encoding protein decapping 5-like isoform X2 — MAKESSDGKTATAPSPASSSAADSYIGSFISLTSKYEIRYEGVLYYLNPQDSTLGLKNVKSYGTEGRKKDGPQIPPSDKVYEYILFRGSDIKDLQVKSSPPAHVDEPIHNDPAIIQSQFATGPSSSAKPVPASSGSLTNYSPYMEAAAPNMRSYPGIMPSQPSGAQLVAHGPSQSPLNTSFSSYAMPMPLQGYGGATSGNGYAQQHQNLSATNSVLTLKNFVEAPPMQASMTIGSTNSPFSPLLVPSLIASNVTLPNTVSSLTPEQLSMQPMNLPSLPTNSALSFPPGMLNANTLNMSSVPSLVQNVNNNEATNIDQFSQPRVAEIAATQSVFPVHQDTSALNSVSSNSLSSITTAATEAPLLPLQQPRQEFTEEFDFEAMNEKFKKDEVWGYLGKAKHRDNMESLHDDTIVCQTSGDQEGDGLATEADSKPAYNKDDFFDSISCNTTSRRGRNGQNRFSDRMKLDTETFGQFQQRNYPVYGGYGTGRGMNRNPYGWGRGYNPSGRGRGGYMR, encoded by the exons ATGGCGAAAGAATCTTCCGACGGCAAAACGGCGACGGCTCCGTCGCCGGCGTCGTCGTCTGCGGCGGATTCGTACATCGGAAGCTTCATTAGTCTGACGTCGAAGTACGAGATTCGTTACGAAGGAGTTCTCTATTATCTCAACCCTCAGGACTCCACTCTCGGCTTGAAAAACG TTAAGTCATATGGAACTGAAGGGCGGAAGAAGGATGGTCCGCAAATTCCTCCAAGTGATAAAGTCTATGAATACATTTTGTTTCGTGGAAGTGACATCAAG GATTTGCAAGTTAAGTCCTCTCCACCTGCTCATGTAGATGAGCCAATACACAATGATCCGGCTATCATTCAG TCTCAATTTGCCACTGGCCCTTCAAGTTCAGCAAAACCTGTGCCAGCTAGTAGTGGATCTTTGACTAATTACAGCCCTTACATGGAAGCTGCTGCACCGAACATGAGGTCCTATCCTGGTATAATGCCATCACAACCGTCTGGAGCTCAGCTTGTAGCACATGGTCCTTCTCAGAGCCCTCTGAACACCAGTTTCTCATCTTATGCCATGCCAATGCCCTTGCAAGGATATGGTGGGGCCACAAGTGGCAATGGCTATGCTCAGCAACATCAGAACCTATCTGCAACTAATTCAGTTTTGacattgaaaaattttgtagaggCACCTCCAATGCAGGCATCAATGACAATTGGCTCGACAAACTCACCCTTTTCTCCTCTTTTGGTTCCCTCTCTTATTGCTTCAAATGTGACACTTCCAAATACTGTATCCTCTCTTACGCCTGAGCAGCTTTCTATGCAGCCAATGAACTTACCATCATTGCCCACAAATTCAGCTCTGTCCTTTCCCCCTGGCATGCTGAATGCTAATACTTTAAATATGTCTTCAGTGCCGTCGTTGGTTCAAAATGTGAATAATAATGAAGCAACAAACATTG ATCAGTTTTCACAGCCAAGAGTGGCTGAAATTGCTGCTACTCAGAGCGTATTCCCTGTTCATCAGGACACGAGTGCTCTTAATTCAGTGTCCTCCAATTCCTTATCCTCCATAACTACTGCAGCAACTGAAGCACCACTGTTGCCATTACAACAACCTAGGCAAGAG TTCActgaagaatttgattttgaaGCCATGAATGAGAAGTTTAAAAAGGATGAGGTATGGGGTTATCTTGGAAAAGCTAAGCACAGGGACAACATGGAGAGTTTACATGATGATACTATTGTCTGCCAAACATCAGGGGACCAAGAGGGTGATGGTTTGGCTACTGAAGCAGACTCTAAA CCTGCATATAACAAGGATGATTTCTTTGACTCAATATCTTGCAATACGACTTCCCGTAGAGGTAGGAATGGACAGAATCGGTTTTCTGACAGAATGAAGCTGGACACTGAG ACATTTGGCCAATTTCAGCAGAGAAATTATCCAGTTTATGGTGGCTATGGCACTGGACGTGGCATGAATCGGAATCCATATGGCTGGGGAAGGGGGTATAACCCCAGCGGAAGGGGCCGGGGAGGGTACATGCGGTAG
- the LOC113703287 gene encoding protein MODIFYING WALL LIGNIN-2-like, producing the protein MVNMERHHCSYAVILLLSLIIILGLVSFSLCFAAEFKRSKKEDLRFNGKLCYLAGSQGFDLGVAALVFLFIAQIIGNLLVCCKFRSRSHERGCKTKQPKIVIISLVLSWISFGVTVILLGAAASMSKSQPYGEGWLDGECYVVKDGIFLGSAILILITLGTTISSIIITIRRRQAEKEGRKVHAQAESA; encoded by the exons ATGGTTAATATGGAAAGACACCACTGCAGCTATGCAGTAATACTATTGCTTTCCCTTATCATCATCCTTGGCCTCGTCTCTTTTTCTTTGTGTTTTGCTGCTGAATTCAAGAGATCAAAG AAAGAGGACCTTAGATTTAATGGGAAGCTTTGTTACTTAGCAGGAAGTCAAGGATTTGATTTGGGAGTTGCAGCCTTAGTGTTTCTGTTCATTGCTCAAATCATTGGAAACCTTCTTGTTTGCTGCAAGTTTCGGTCAAGAAGCCATGAAAGAGGCTGCAAGACAAAGCAACCAAAGATAGTCATCATTTCTTTAGTTCTTTCATG GATCAGCTTTGGAGTCACTGTTATATTATTAGGTGCAGCTGCCAGCATGAGCAAGAGTCAACCCTATGGAGAAGGATGGTTAGATGGGGAATGCTACGTTGTTAAGGATGGAATTTTTCTTGGCTCAgcaattttgattttgattacTTTAGGTACAACAATTTCTTCGATTATCATTACAATAAGAAGGAGACAAGCCGAAAAAGAAGGCAGAAAAGTGCATGCACAAGCCGAATCTGCCTAG